The genomic stretch ttgaaagggttgatacatttttcgtaagggaaaatcatgtctgaaatttcaaagtggaaactACAAAATTCAGAAgcctaaacctcaaatacactacacgttttcaatttcctgcattgcaggaaagttctcctgcaacagggtgatctgTATCTATCCCAATGTGGTCTCAGCCTTCTGTTTTCTGCTTGAGAGAAAAACAgccaatgtgtctgtctgtcactgtctgttccCATTATCTTTCCCTCGTTTTCAGTGTTGATGTAAATCAGTATCTCTTGGCCTTTATCCCATCTCTTCTCATCTACAGTATTTCACTCCTCTCTCAGGTGAACAGGCTGGGCAGCAGTCCACTGTCATTCTGTCACTGTCACTCTGCCTTTGTCCACTGGGCTGTTTGATGGCCACAGTGGCACGATTACCTCAAGGCATCGCTTTTTTTATATCGGTCTCTCTttttctttatctctgtctctctatgtctttcGCACCACTCTCCCCCTAGCTTGACACTAACTCTGACTTGTTGTTTTTGACTTGTCATTGtacttctctatccctctctctctgtctgtctctcgctttgcccctctctctctctctctctctctctctctctctctcgctccctctctctcgctccctccctctctccctccccgatTTAACATGTCACTGTCTctaaaccctccctccctccacaggtGTATGTGTTGTGTGGAGGGCGTGAGTGCACAGGGGTGGTGGAGCAACACAACCATGTGGATAATGAGGTGGCCATCCTGCTGCCTGCTCTGGGACAGCATGTCCTGAGGAAACTACAGGACGTCTGGACCTCCCCCACcgtccctcctcatcctcctgctGCAACACAGAGCACAAGGAAACCATACCAAGTGTCCTCCTGCATCGATGTTCCCAATGTGCCCAGGAGGTaagggtagtgtaatgtagtgtggggaggtaagggtagtgtaatgtagtgtggggaggtaagggtagtgtaatgtagtgtggggAGGTAAGGGTTGTGTAATGTAGTGTGAGGAGGTAAggatagtgtaatgtagtgtggggaggtaagggtagtgtaatgtagtgtggggaggtaaggatagtgtaatgtagtgtgagGAGGTAAggatagtgtaatgtagtgtggggaggtaagggtagtgtaatgtattgtggggaggtaagggtagtgtaatgtggggaggtaagggttgtgtggggaggtaagggtagtgtaatgtagtgtggggaggtaagggtagtgtaatgtagtgtggggaggtaagggtagtgtaatgtagtgtggggaggtaagggtagtgtaatgtagtgtggggaggtaagggtagtgtaatgtagtgtttgaggaggtaagggtagtgtaatgtagtgtggggaggtaagggtagtgtaatgtagtgtggggaggtaagggtagtgtaatgtagtgtgggaCGTAAGGTTAGTGTAATCTAGTGTGGGGGGGGTaagggtagtgtaatgtagtgtggggAGGTAAGGGTAGTGTGAGGAGGTAAggatagtgtaatgtagtgtggggaggtaagggtagtgtaatgtattgtggggaggtaagggtagtgtaatgtggggaggtaagggtagtgtaatgtgtgtggggaggtaagggtagtgtaatgtagtgtgagGAGGTAAggatagtgtaatgtagtgtggggaggtaagggtagtgtaatgtagtgtggggaggtaaggatagtgtaatgtagtgtgagGAGGTAAggatagtgtaatgtagtgtggggaggtaagggtagtgtaatgtattgtggggaggtaagggtagtgtaatgtggggaggtaagggttgtgtggggaggtaagggtagtgtaatgtagtgtggggaggtaagggtagtgtaatgtagtgtggggaggtaagggtagtgtaatgtagtgtggggaggtaagggtagtgtaatgtagtgtttcgggaggtaagggtagtgtaatgtagtgtggggaggtaagggtagtgtaatgtagtgtggggaggtaagggtagtgtaatgtagtgtgggaCGTAAGGTTAGTGTAATCTAGTGTGGGGGGGGTaagggtagtgtaatgtagtgtggggAGGTAAGGGTAGTGTGGGGAGGTAAGGGTAGTGTAATCTAGTGTGGGGGGGTaagggtagtgtaatgtagtgtggggaggtaagggtagtgtaatgtagtgtggggGGGGTaagggtagtgtaatgtagtgtggggaggtaagggtagtgtaatgtagtgtggggAGGTAAGGGTAGTGTAATCTAGTGTGGGGAGGTAAggatagtgtaatgtagtgtggggaggtaaggatagtgtaatgtagtgtgaggaggtaagggtagtgtaatgtagtgtggggaggtaagggtagtgtaatgtagtgtggggaggtaagggtagtgtaatgtagtgtgagGAGGTAAggatagtgtaatgtagtgtggggaggtaagggtagtgtaatgtagtgtggggaggtaagggtagtgtaatgtggggaggtaagggttgtgtggggaggtaagggtagtgtaatgtagtgtgggaCGTAaggttagtgtaatgtagtgtggggaggtaaggatagtgtaatgtagtgttgggaggtaagggtagtgtaatgtagtgtgggacttaagggtagtgtaatgtagtgtgtggaggtaagggtagtgtaatgtagtgtggggaggtaaggatagtgtaatgtagtgtggagAGGTAAGGTTAGTGTAATCTAGTGTGGGGGGGTaagggtagtgtaatgtagtgtggggaggtaagggtagtgtaatgtagtgtggggaggtaagggtagtgtaatgtagtgtggggaggtaagggtagtgtaatgtagtgtggggAGGTAAGGGTAGTGTAATCTAGTGTGGGGAGGTAAggatagtgtaatgtagtgtgagGAGGTACggatagtgtaatgtagtgtggggaggtaagggtagtgtaatgtagtgtagggaGGTACGGGTAGTGTAATGTGGGGAGGTAAGGGTTGTGTGGGGAGGTaagggtagtgtaatgtagtgtggggaggtaagggtagtgtaatgtagtgtggggaggtaagggtagtgtaatgtagtgtggggaggtaagggtagtgtaatgtagtgtggggaggtaagggtagtgtaatgtagtgtggggaggtaagggtagtgtaatgtagtgtggggaggtaagggtagtgtaatgtagtgtggagaggtaagggtagtgtaatgtaggGTGGGACGTAaggttagtgtaatgtagtgtggggaggtaagggtagtgtaatgtagtgtgggaggtaagggtagtgtaatgtagtgtgtggaggtaagggtagtgtaatgtagtgtggggaggtaaggatagtgtaatgtagtgtggagAGGTAaggttagtgtaatgtagtgtggggaggtaagggtagtgtaatgtagtgtgggaCGTAaggttagtgtaatgtagtgtggggaggtaaggatagtgtaatgtagtgtggagAGGTAaggttagtgtaatgtagtgtggggaggtaagggtagtgtaatgtagtgtgggaCGTAaggttagtgtaatgtagtgtgggaGGTAAGGGTAGTGTGGGGAGGTaagggtagtgtaatgtagtgtggggAGGTAAGGTTAGTGTAATCTAGTGTGGGGGGGTAAGGGTAGTGTGGGGAGGTAggggtagtgtaatgtagtgtggggAGGTAAGGGTAGTGTAATCTAGTGTGGGGGGGGTaagggtagtgtaatgtagtgtggggaggtaagggtagtataatgtagtgtggGAGGTTCTGTATGAGGTTGGGCATGTGTATCTTTATGGGAGCAGGGtatacgtctgtctgtctgtctgtctgtctgtctgtctgtctgtctgtctgtgtgtgtatgtgtgtgtgtgtgtgtgtgtgtgtgtgtgtgtgtgtgtgtgtgtgtgtgtgtgtgtgtgtgtgtgtgtgtgtgtgtgtgtgtgcgcgtgtgtgtgaatgtacctaatccctctcccctttctccctgctCCAGCTCCAGGAGTCCAGAGTCAGTGGATATGGATGAGATGATGGCAGCCCTCGTTCTGACCAGCCTGTCCTGCAGCCCTGTTGTTCAGAGCCCACCTCACAGAGACACAGTCATAGGTAATTCATTGATATATTAATTGATTGATAAGCtcttaattatatatatattttttttgtcattaatCATTGCAGGTTCAAtctaatatatgtgtgtgtgtgtatgtgtgtgtgtgtgtgtgtgtgtgtgtgtgtgtgtgtgtgtgtgtgtgtgtgtgtgtgtgtgtgtgtgtgtgtgtgtgtgtgtgtgtacacagcagGTTCTACTGGCATGGAGTGCGGGGCGGGGGAACTCTCAGACAGCGGCAGCAGTGGCTACTGGAGCTGTGACCGTGGCTACAGAAGCCCGGCCCCATCTCCGCCAATCACAGAGACAGAAGGTCACAGCCTGGCCACACCCACTGATGAGGGATTGGACATGGAGCTGGAGCAGGTGCTGTTTGATGAGCCTGCGCCACGGAAACGCAGGGTGAGTAGGGTAGTCACGGAAATAACCTTGCTAAAATTTACCAGAATTGACTGGCAAACACATCAGCTATTAGCTATTTGTTCTTCATTTAGAGTTGAGTCAGTTCCATCAACCTTGCTTAACTGTGAACTTGTGTTCCCTCTCTCCAGAACTCAGTGAAGGTGGCCTACAGGTGTCTGTGGCCCAACTGTGGGAAGATTCTGACGTCTGTCGTGGGGATGAAACGTCACATCCGTACCCTGCACCTGGGGTAAGTGACAATAACATTTCCAATTATGTATCCACAAAGCTTTATAAAATACTTGTATTGTTAGAATGTGGGAGTGATTCTACTAGCAGTGGTAGTGGCAGAAGAATACAAAAAAACAACAGTTGCATTAATCTATGTACCATATGTGTTTTCCTTTCCACAGCCAGAGTGTTGAGCATGAGCGTTGCTCCCGCAGCGAGGAGGACTTCTACTACACAGAGATCCACCAGCGGGAGCTGCAGCCCCTCACCCCACCTCCTGGGGTCTCCACCCACACCCCTATCCCTACCACTAGCACCAGCACCCCCTGGTTGGCCTGTGCCTCCCCCTCCAGCCCCTCTACCTCTGGGGTAGGACCAGGAGAACCAGGGGTAGGAGCAGGAGCTGGAGGAGACTCCCCAACAGAAGTGAATCCCCAGCCCAGCCAGCTCAGCCAGTCTGCCCCCTCCATCCCAGGTTGCTTCGGGCAGGTCCACTCTGAGCACTCCTACCAGGTAGGCACTAggacagggttccccaactggtggtgGGTGatttgttggacataaaatactataaaaacaccagcaaatcagatccaagtgattttaatttgttcccaaagtattcccacacataatagagatACACTCAGTAGCCAGTTTATTAGGTGCACCCCCCATCTAGTACCGGATCGgatccccctttgcctccagaacagcctgaattctttagggcatggattctacaaggtgtggcgttcaaacgttgctcaattggtatcaagggacctaacatgtgccaggaaaacattccccacaccattacaccaccgccaccagcctgtaccattgACACCTGCTTACACCAATCCTggctctgccatcagcatgacgaaACAGGAACCGTGATTCGTCAGACCAGGCAACGTTTTTccactcaattgtccagtgttggttaTCGCGTCCCccctggagccgcttcttcttgtatttagctgataggagtggaacccggtgtggtcgtctgctgcaatagtccatccgtgacaaggactgaCAAGTTGTGCGTTCTGAGGtgctgttctgcacaccactCTTGTATTGCGCCATTATTTGCCTTTTTGTGgaccgcctgttagcttgcacgattcttgacagatgttttttgtttggcggaccattctctgtaaacctttgacactgtcgtgcgtgaaaagcccaggaggccggccgTTTCGGATATACTGGAACCGGCGCACATTGGCACCGGCGATCATACCGCGCTCaaagtaactgaatgcctcgatgcccaTCGTCTGTAGGAGAGAACCATTTCCATGAACATGATGGTGTACTGTACCTAATACATGTTTACATTTTCTCTGTTCTGGACATAAAAAGTGGAAAACAAATGTTTCTTGAGTTGAATACATTACAAGCACGCGATGAGCAGCTATTGAAACCTCTGTATTGTTTTGCAAGTGGTTATACAGCCTTTTGTTTTGGTCGCAACCTGATTGCGACCATTGACCACATTGTTTACTTCTGCAGGCTCCTGCTTCAGTCCAGGTGGTGGCATCACCCGTCTCTGTTTCCTCCACCTGCCGTTGGACCAAACCCACCTCCACCCCCCAACCAAGTCAGGTAGGCTTGCATTAGGATTTAAAACTGAAAGTATGCATTCATTTGACCTTGCCTGGTGGGTCGTTACAcgaaatgagtgccttttgcctccctttgatattttaagtagaaattgtgcacaaatattgaattttaaaagcctgttatatttaatgaagtgccctttaatatagaccacatggagaattcaataaagcagattttttttaaatatgaataaatacttttttttaatatgcattttgacatgtccctccgtGTACCTTCTGTGACTTCCAGGAAGATTTTAATCCCAATCCTTAACCCCAACATTTCTCAAACATGTCACCATCATtctaaagccctagttattttgttgcttttgacaaagtcatttctgacgATTATTATTGATTTCATGTGATTATTGATTCATTTTAAGGTACACATTTGTAATTTCCCTCAttttacggtcaaccctgtcacGTGAACTAAACTCTCGTTTTAATATAGTATTCCTTTGTAAAGATGTTTTTtctaaagaaacattgaacatctaatagacAAATAATATTTTTAAAGCAGGTGAGTTGGTTCTACTGTTTTTgtacattttctggtgttttgtggaggaAAACTGAGTAGGTCAAgtataacaagtcaaccctgttacccatagatagacaggataGAAATGGTTTAACAATTTCAttttggtggtggggggggggggggggggggttgcattcaattgcccttccctgttgcacacaacaagcttcaatttcacctgtcacaaggagttttatggctgatttaagctgaaatcgtcaaccctgttactttatttgggaTTTAATAGGCACATACTTTAGTCATTTTATTATTTAACCTCTTTAGATGGGAAAACTTGTTTTTTATTGAGTTGAACATGTTTTCTTTATGACAGCATGTTAAAATTgggtgaaatcaacaacaaaaaatccaccAAGTTACACATCTCAAAAGGCCCCCGAATTCATGTAACAACCCTGGTGTACCAGGTGGGTAGAGCTGCACTTTGGGACCAAAGGAATGTTCTCAAATGCGCAAACTCCGCCCATCCCTCAGCTGATAATTAATACAAATGCACCTAGAAAGAAACCCTGACTCCTGAGGCTCTTGAACGCAACCCTGACTGTAGAATCCAATAGAATAATCTGAAGGGAAATTCCCATAGATAATTTGCGTATAAACACTCAGTTAAGAACACCACAATTGCTGTTCATGTTTCATGCTGTATGTCCAGGTATATGCTATTTTCACTTCATTTTCCCCCTTTAAACACAGAGCTTTCCATATCTCCCAGCTTTCTGAATTCATCACGTATTTTCTTGAAAAGCGTGCATTTGCATAAACATTTCCCCCTACAGAGCCTTTGCCAGTATGTGTTTGTGGAGTAGAAGTCAGTCCATCAGGACAAAGAACGCTTGTTTTATAGGATAGATTTATTGCCCTGCCTCCAGAGCTGCTCTATACTGCCAATAGCGTGTCGTAGATATTTACCAGGC from Oncorhynchus clarkii lewisi isolate Uvic-CL-2024 chromosome 25, UVic_Ocla_1.0, whole genome shotgun sequence encodes the following:
- the LOC139383310 gene encoding zinc finger protein 395a, coding for MLPKTRLGKRSPLGALLCTSCPSMESTLETGAHGDPEGGVGSPTMGPPGPQHLSRFNFKLHPGQKVYVLCGGRECTGVVEQHNHVDNEVAILLPALGQHVLRKLQDVWTSPTVPPHPPAATQSTRKPYQVSSCIDVPNVPRSSRSPESVDMDEMMAALVLTSLSCSPVVQSPPHRDTVIAGSTGMECGAGELSDSGSSGYWSCDRGYRSPAPSPPITETEGHSLATPTDEGLDMELEQVLFDEPAPRKRRNSVKVAYRCLWPNCGKILTSVVGMKRHIRTLHLGQSVEHERCSRSEEDFYYTEIHQRELQPLTPPPGVSTHTPIPTTSTSTPWLACASPSSPSTSGVGPGEPGVGAGAGGDSPTEVNPQPSQLSQSAPSIPGCFGQVHSEHSYQAPASVQVVASPVSVSSTCRWTKPTSTPQPSQSAPFLVRSVSVGEQWLQQQNAPIRPHPASTSPPRSHWTSRRIRGEAKKCRKVYGIEHRDQWCTACRWKKACQRFLD